Proteins found in one Gemmatimonadales bacterium genomic segment:
- a CDS encoding TonB C-terminal domain-containing protein, with protein sequence MSRPVAVRRRAPEVAAGAAGSALVHLLALALLVVGVKAPPAMAPVYAVELVAAPAPTANKRPAPEAVTRPVEQPDPGPPVTKPNKVSPIPSAKAPPKPKATAPKTTTTPAKREPAPRSESKTVPAPGETPSTGNDAVNIKTPGLQFAYPEYLRNIVAQVYRRWDRPGGNQSLRAEVSFFILRDGSVRDIRFVTPSGNFSFDLSAQGAVEAAGKAQAFGPLPDGYEADVLPVSFFFTPQAGS encoded by the coding sequence GTGAGCCGTCCGGTGGCAGTGCGGCGGCGGGCGCCTGAGGTGGCGGCGGGGGCGGCAGGGAGCGCACTGGTCCATCTGCTTGCACTCGCCCTGCTGGTCGTCGGGGTCAAGGCGCCGCCGGCGATGGCGCCGGTCTACGCGGTGGAACTGGTGGCAGCCCCGGCCCCCACGGCCAACAAGCGCCCCGCCCCCGAGGCGGTGACCCGACCGGTGGAACAGCCCGACCCCGGCCCGCCGGTGACCAAACCGAACAAGGTCTCCCCGATCCCGTCCGCCAAGGCGCCCCCGAAACCGAAGGCGACGGCGCCGAAGACCACCACCACGCCCGCCAAGCGGGAGCCGGCGCCCCGGTCCGAGTCCAAGACCGTCCCGGCCCCCGGGGAGACGCCGAGTACCGGCAACGACGCGGTCAACATCAAGACCCCCGGCCTGCAGTTCGCCTATCCGGAGTACTTGCGGAACATCGTGGCGCAGGTCTATCGCCGCTGGGATCGTCCCGGCGGGAACCAGAGCCTGCGGGCCGAGGTGAGTTTCTTCATTCTGCGGGATGGCAGCGTGCGTGATATTCGATTCGTGACCCCCTCTGGCAACTTCAGTTTCGACCTCAGCGCGCAGGGCGCCGTGGAGGCCGCCGGGAAGGCGCAGGCGTTCGGGCCGCTCCCTGATGGGTACGAAGCCGACGTGCTGCCGGTGAGTTTCTTCTTCACCCCGCAGGCGGGCTCGTGA
- a CDS encoding MotA/TolQ/ExbB proton channel family protein: protein MLLQVGGAVPRSSFELLQQAGGETKIVLAVTALFSIVSWFIIGLKWWQFRRIRRQADHFFTELERTTRLQEAYTILMKQPPSPYNRLFREGMNFYSELRPGALRDEAPASRASLSMTQLEALKMVLGKEVSAERELAAHLVPWLATIGAVSPLLGLLGTVLGIMDAFIGIAAKGSGNIAAVAPGVAEALITTVAGLATAIPAMMAYNFFVHRTRVFAGELEGFANELIGTMAREGLL from the coding sequence ATGCTCCTGCAGGTCGGTGGCGCGGTTCCGCGCTCGTCGTTTGAGCTTCTGCAACAGGCCGGCGGCGAGACCAAGATCGTCCTTGCTGTCACCGCCCTCTTCTCCATCGTTTCCTGGTTCATCATCGGCCTCAAATGGTGGCAGTTCCGCCGGATCCGCCGCCAGGCGGATCACTTCTTCACGGAGCTGGAGCGGACCACCCGCCTGCAGGAGGCGTACACCATCCTGATGAAGCAGCCCCCCTCGCCGTACAATCGGCTCTTCCGCGAGGGGATGAACTTCTACAGCGAACTCCGGCCCGGCGCCCTGCGCGACGAGGCGCCGGCCTCCCGCGCCTCGCTCAGCATGACGCAGCTCGAGGCGCTCAAGATGGTGCTTGGCAAGGAAGTCTCCGCCGAGCGCGAGCTGGCCGCCCACCTCGTTCCCTGGCTCGCCACCATCGGCGCGGTCAGCCCGCTCCTCGGTCTGCTCGGCACCGTCCTCGGCATCATGGACGCCTTCATCGGCATCGCCGCCAAGGGATCGGGCAACATCGCGGCGGTGGCGCCTGGCGTTGCCGAGGCCCTCATTACCACGGTGGCGGGCCTCGCCACCGCCATTCCCGCCATGATGGCGTACAACTTCTTCGTCCATCGGACCCGCGTGTTTGCCGGGGAACTCGAGGGGTTCGCCAACGAGCTCATCGGCACCATGGCGCGCGAGGGGTTGCTCTAG
- a CDS encoding NAD-dependent epimerase/dehydratase family protein, producing the protein MARRALVTGGAGFIGSHIVEAYLAAGWEVTALDDLSRGKASQVPDGVPLVVADIRSDLARTTVATGGFDVLNHHAAQIDVRFSVEQPAADADINIAGFVNMLDGAGQGGVQRVVFASSGGVVYGDPDVIPTPESAPKRPVSPYGVSKLAGEHYLRALGGLHGFEGVALRYANVCGPRQDPKSEAGVVSIFVSRLLAGQPLAIFGDGKQTRDYVSVLDVARANVLASTAPLASGDDHDTRAFNIATGIERSVLELADIAGKVTGQTPVLKMEPARPGEILRSALDPKKAADALGWRPEMPFDDNLALLMEWFQTEG; encoded by the coding sequence ATGGCTCGACGTGCCCTTGTGACCGGCGGTGCCGGCTTTATCGGCTCCCACATCGTGGAGGCGTATCTCGCCGCCGGATGGGAAGTCACCGCGCTGGACGACCTTTCCCGCGGGAAGGCGTCCCAGGTGCCGGATGGCGTCCCCCTCGTCGTCGCCGATATCCGCTCCGACCTGGCGCGCACCACGGTCGCGACCGGCGGCTTCGACGTCCTCAACCATCATGCGGCGCAGATTGACGTCCGCTTCTCGGTCGAGCAGCCGGCGGCCGACGCCGACATCAACATCGCCGGCTTCGTCAACATGCTCGATGGGGCCGGGCAGGGCGGGGTCCAGCGCGTGGTCTTCGCCAGCAGCGGGGGCGTGGTGTACGGCGATCCCGATGTCATTCCCACCCCGGAATCCGCCCCGAAACGGCCCGTATCCCCGTACGGGGTGAGCAAACTCGCGGGGGAGCACTACCTGCGTGCCCTCGGCGGGTTGCACGGGTTCGAGGGGGTCGCCTTGCGGTATGCCAACGTCTGCGGACCCCGCCAGGATCCCAAGTCCGAGGCCGGCGTGGTCTCCATTTTCGTGTCCCGACTCCTGGCCGGCCAGCCGCTGGCCATTTTCGGAGACGGAAAGCAGACGCGTGATTATGTTTCTGTCTTGGATGTCGCCCGCGCGAATGTGCTGGCGAGCACAGCGCCGCTCGCGTCGGGTGACGATCATGACACCCGGGCGTTCAACATCGCGACCGGGATCGAGCGCTCCGTGCTCGAGCTGGCCGACATTGCGGGGAAGGTGACCGGGCAGACCCCGGTGCTGAAGATGGAGCCGGCGCGTCCGGGCGAAATCCTCCGCAGTGCACTGGACCCGAAGAAAGCCGCCGACGCACTCGGCTGGCGGCCCGAAATGCCGTTCGACGACAATCTCGCGCTGCTCATGGAATGGTTCCAAACGGAGGGGTAA
- the pal gene encoding peptidoglycan-associated lipoprotein Pal, giving the protein MKSRSLMVFALLAAAACGGKKPAETPPPTPAPAPIDSTAIKARMRQDSINAAEARARAAAEAAAAAAAKLQAQLTAEVTSMIHFDFDKSDIKPEYQADLNRKAAILKANPALTIQIAGNCDNRGSDEYNLALGNRRAAAAQRYLINQGVSAGQISIVSYGEERPVDPANNETAWAMNRNDQFTPTAGGNNLMAPK; this is encoded by the coding sequence ATGAAGTCCCGTTCCCTGATGGTCTTCGCGCTGCTGGCCGCGGCCGCCTGTGGCGGCAAGAAGCCCGCTGAGACCCCGCCACCGACCCCGGCGCCGGCCCCGATTGACAGCACCGCGATCAAGGCAAGGATGCGGCAGGACTCGATCAACGCCGCTGAGGCGCGTGCGCGCGCCGCCGCCGAGGCTGCGGCCGCCGCGGCCGCGAAGCTGCAGGCGCAGCTGACCGCGGAAGTGACCTCCATGATTCACTTCGACTTCGACAAGTCGGACATCAAGCCGGAGTACCAGGCCGATCTCAACCGGAAGGCCGCCATCCTGAAGGCCAACCCGGCCCTCACCATCCAGATCGCCGGCAACTGCGACAACCGCGGATCTGACGAGTACAACCTTGCCCTCGGCAATCGCCGCGCGGCGGCCGCCCAGCGGTACCTGATCAACCAGGGCGTCTCGGCCGGCCAGATCAGCATCGTGTCGTACGGCGAAGAGCGCCCGGTGGACCCGGCCAACAATGAGACGGCCTGGGCCATGAACCGGAACGACCAGTTCACGCCGACGGCCGGCGGCAACAACTTGATGGCGCCGAAGTGA
- a CDS encoding tetratricopeptide repeat protein, producing the protein MIPRITPILVVATVALGGCALRSDVRRLEEQLTTMQDENAHRDSMLAAQLTQVLAIQQQAGDSLAAVEANLRAFRGETLGQLYDVQKQLLQVQELAGQSSRRLNELRGDLDARGQQLSGATPAAGGASGAGGASNASAVQMYEASLQQLRRGSTGTARAGFRQFLEQYPTAPEAADAVYFIGESFSTEAPDSAATYYTEVADKYPSSPRAASALYRLGSMAESAKDTTAARGYYQRLIAKYPTSNEAALARDRLKALGQ; encoded by the coding sequence GTGATCCCTCGGATCACGCCGATCCTCGTGGTGGCGACCGTCGCTCTGGGGGGCTGTGCCCTCCGGAGCGACGTGCGCCGGCTCGAGGAGCAGTTGACCACCATGCAGGACGAAAACGCCCATCGGGACTCGATGCTGGCGGCGCAGCTCACGCAGGTGCTCGCGATCCAGCAACAGGCCGGTGACTCCCTCGCCGCGGTAGAGGCCAATCTCCGTGCCTTTCGCGGGGAGACGCTCGGGCAGCTCTACGATGTCCAGAAACAGTTGCTGCAGGTGCAGGAACTGGCCGGTCAGAGCAGCCGGCGCCTCAACGAGCTCCGGGGCGACCTGGATGCGCGCGGGCAGCAGCTGAGCGGGGCAACCCCCGCGGCCGGCGGCGCGAGCGGGGCGGGGGGAGCGAGCAACGCCTCCGCGGTGCAGATGTACGAGGCGTCGCTCCAGCAGTTGCGCCGCGGCAGCACCGGGACGGCCCGCGCCGGCTTCCGGCAGTTCCTCGAGCAGTATCCGACCGCGCCCGAGGCGGCGGATGCGGTGTACTTCATCGGTGAGAGTTTCAGCACGGAGGCTCCCGACTCTGCGGCGACCTACTATACGGAGGTTGCCGACAAGTATCCGTCGTCGCCGCGCGCCGCGAGCGCGCTCTACCGGCTGGGGTCGATGGCGGAGTCCGCCAAGGATACGACGGCAGCCCGCGGGTACTACCAGCGGTTGATTGCAAAGTATCCGACGTCGAACGAGGCGGCGCTCGCCCGCGACCGCCTGAAGGCGCTCGGGCAGTAG
- the tatC gene encoding twin-arginine translocase subunit TatC yields MAVPRGEMPFLDHLEELRSRLIKALVAVIVAFGAGLWIVQRFQFVSLLKAPIAPYLTGGRLTVLSPTEPVMIVLKLSLLIGLVLASPFLLYQIWAFLSPALYERERRAFIPALLVGTLLFITGATLGYVFVVPQALRVLFSFQTEALQPMITYDAYFSFVLQILIGLGLSFEIPLVITILAAFGLITPAALNRFRRFEIVLAFAAGALLSPGADVLSMLMMTFPILLLYEVGVAGAIVMHRRRLRRAAAAAAAGLIALALWGAPLEAQNPTLPSRPPKGMADSAVRATPGAAPGDSAALARVEGGQPVDTAAARRLGLPTAPVFPFPAPDSTMQFLLQRPGYVVTRYRADSVTLFADQKRILMVGDARTEREGATLEAGEIDYQDAMGMLDARGSPMLFSEGNILVGKEIRYYTESKRGVVNGALTSFDQGGAEWFLRGSIAQDSSSKRIYAASSEITSCNLPDPHYHFSAGEVKWISGTVMVARPTVLYVRDVPVMWLPFVFQDGRPDRHSGILVPRIGFNDVVRTSQSYKRQITNIGYYWAASDYFDMTVRFDWLDQRYSTLAVLGRYRWLDRFTNGSIGFSRQWASEGGRSTGIIWDHHQVFSLNSSINLSLNYVTNSSIVRNNAIDPLLTTQQITSALNYTHRYGWGTLTLGGNLRQNIENNSLTSQLPAITLSPKPVNIGANVTWSPGLSFTTEWQRKQPLSPPTVVTLPSGAVDTLANTFNARATTFSLETPLRIGSFNWRNSVRVTDQERDVPSLSGVWVPDTANPGDSVFVTQTYSGTYSTGLDWDTGINLPLLFRGSWKLQPSVGVANVASGQPYLVRNQTTNGEWVAQSKRVAFNISASPTFFGFYPGFAGFQRVRHSFTPVISYSLSPEAAIPEDFALATQTVGTRTLQLTSPRTERLSIGLNQNIEGKKLAAGADSTAEGAGRKQRVLSITTSPVGYDFEQAKEPGRNGWTTQSLTNSFQSDLLPGFNLAITHDLWNGPVGYDSSSFDFALQQIGLSFAVSSATFAPLLRLFGLATPSARPGAEPDQGGYVADTYRPVRPGPEAIYGNNLGPTPLGRAFRANVSYTYQKSRVGGLTQSNIGFNTTFSPTPLWGVSWSTQYNVTDGTFESQIIRLERELHEWRAGFNFVRNPNGNVTLYFSISLTDLPEMKLDYNQ; encoded by the coding sequence ATGGCCGTCCCCCGTGGCGAGATGCCGTTCCTCGATCACCTCGAGGAACTCCGGTCGCGTCTCATCAAGGCACTGGTCGCGGTCATCGTGGCGTTCGGGGCAGGGCTGTGGATTGTCCAGCGCTTCCAGTTTGTCTCCCTGCTCAAGGCGCCGATCGCGCCCTACCTGACCGGCGGACGGCTCACCGTGCTGAGCCCGACCGAACCGGTCATGATCGTCCTCAAGCTTTCGCTCCTCATCGGGCTTGTCCTCGCCTCGCCGTTCCTGCTCTATCAAATCTGGGCCTTCCTGAGCCCCGCGCTCTACGAACGGGAGCGCCGCGCCTTCATCCCGGCTCTCCTCGTCGGGACGCTGCTCTTCATCACCGGGGCCACCCTCGGATACGTCTTCGTGGTGCCCCAGGCCCTGCGCGTCCTCTTCAGCTTCCAGACCGAGGCGCTCCAGCCGATGATCACGTACGACGCGTACTTCAGCTTCGTACTGCAGATCCTCATCGGGCTGGGCCTGTCGTTTGAGATCCCGCTGGTCATCACGATCCTCGCGGCCTTCGGCCTGATCACCCCCGCCGCCCTGAACCGGTTCCGGCGGTTCGAGATCGTGCTCGCCTTCGCCGCCGGTGCGCTCCTCTCGCCGGGCGCCGATGTCCTGTCGATGCTGATGATGACCTTCCCGATCCTCCTGCTTTATGAGGTCGGGGTGGCGGGCGCAATCGTGATGCACCGGCGCCGGCTCCGCCGCGCGGCGGCGGCCGCGGCGGCCGGGTTGATCGCGTTGGCGCTCTGGGGGGCGCCGCTGGAGGCCCAGAACCCCACGCTGCCATCGCGGCCACCCAAGGGAATGGCGGATTCCGCGGTGCGTGCCACCCCCGGAGCCGCGCCGGGCGACTCAGCCGCCCTCGCGCGTGTGGAAGGCGGTCAGCCGGTGGACACCGCCGCCGCCCGTCGGCTCGGGCTGCCCACCGCCCCGGTCTTTCCCTTCCCGGCTCCCGACTCGACCATGCAGTTCCTCCTGCAGCGGCCGGGGTACGTGGTGACGCGGTACCGGGCCGATTCGGTCACCCTGTTCGCCGACCAGAAACGGATTCTCATGGTGGGCGACGCCCGCACCGAGCGCGAAGGGGCGACGCTGGAGGCCGGGGAGATCGATTACCAGGATGCCATGGGGATGCTCGACGCCCGCGGGTCGCCGATGCTCTTCAGCGAGGGTAACATCCTGGTGGGCAAGGAGATCCGATACTATACCGAGTCAAAGAGGGGCGTCGTCAACGGCGCCCTCACGAGTTTTGACCAGGGCGGTGCCGAATGGTTCCTCCGGGGCAGTATTGCCCAGGACTCGAGTTCCAAGCGGATTTATGCCGCCTCCAGCGAAATCACCAGTTGCAACCTTCCCGACCCCCACTACCACTTCTCCGCCGGCGAGGTGAAGTGGATCAGCGGGACGGTCATGGTCGCGCGTCCGACCGTGCTGTACGTGCGCGACGTCCCGGTGATGTGGTTGCCGTTCGTGTTCCAGGATGGCCGGCCCGACCGCCATTCGGGGATCCTGGTGCCCCGGATCGGCTTCAACGACGTGGTGCGAACCTCCCAGAGCTACAAGCGCCAGATCACCAACATCGGGTACTACTGGGCGGCGAGCGACTACTTCGACATGACGGTGCGATTCGACTGGCTCGACCAGCGGTACTCCACCCTCGCCGTCCTGGGGCGGTACCGGTGGCTGGATCGTTTCACCAACGGGTCGATCGGCTTCAGCCGGCAGTGGGCCAGCGAGGGCGGCCGCTCGACCGGGATCATCTGGGACCATCATCAGGTCTTTTCCCTGAACAGCTCCATCAATCTCTCGCTGAACTATGTGACGAACAGCAGCATCGTGCGCAACAACGCGATCGATCCGCTGCTGACCACGCAGCAGATCACCAGTGCCCTGAACTACACGCACCGGTACGGCTGGGGCACCCTCACGCTCGGCGGCAACCTCCGGCAGAACATCGAGAACAACAGCCTGACCAGCCAGCTGCCGGCCATCACGCTGAGCCCAAAGCCGGTGAACATCGGCGCCAACGTCACCTGGTCGCCGGGGCTGTCGTTCACGACGGAGTGGCAGCGGAAGCAGCCGCTGTCGCCGCCGACGGTGGTCACCCTGCCCAGTGGCGCCGTGGACACCCTGGCCAACACGTTCAATGCGCGGGCCACCACCTTCAGCCTCGAGACGCCGCTCCGCATCGGGAGCTTCAATTGGCGGAACAGCGTGCGTGTCACCGACCAGGAACGGGATGTTCCCTCGTTGAGCGGCGTCTGGGTGCCCGATACCGCCAATCCCGGCGACTCGGTGTTCGTCACCCAGACGTACAGCGGGACCTACTCGACCGGCCTCGATTGGGACACCGGCATCAACCTTCCGCTGCTCTTCCGCGGCTCCTGGAAGCTGCAGCCATCGGTCGGCGTGGCGAACGTCGCCAGTGGCCAGCCGTACCTGGTCCGGAACCAGACGACCAACGGCGAGTGGGTGGCGCAGTCGAAACGGGTCGCCTTCAACATCAGCGCCAGCCCGACCTTCTTCGGCTTTTACCCGGGATTCGCAGGCTTCCAGCGAGTGCGCCACAGCTTCACCCCGGTCATTTCCTACTCCCTGTCGCCCGAGGCCGCGATTCCGGAGGACTTTGCGCTCGCGACCCAGACCGTGGGAACGCGCACCCTGCAGCTCACCAGTCCCCGGACGGAGCGGCTGTCGATCGGATTGAACCAGAATATCGAGGGGAAGAAACTCGCCGCCGGCGCGGACAGCACGGCCGAGGGCGCCGGCCGGAAACAGCGGGTCCTGAGCATTACCACCAGCCCGGTCGGCTACGATTTCGAGCAGGCGAAGGAGCCGGGGCGGAACGGGTGGACGACGCAATCGCTCACCAACTCCTTCCAGAGCGACCTCCTGCCCGGGTTCAACCTGGCAATCACCCACGACCTCTGGAACGGGCCTGTCGGATACGACTCCTCCTCGTTCGATTTTGCCCTCCAGCAGATCGGGCTCAGCTTTGCGGTGTCCTCGGCCACCTTCGCCCCGCTGCTTCGGCTTTTTGGCCTCGCCACGCCGAGCGCCAGGCCGGGCGCGGAACCTGATCAGGGGGGGTATGTGGCCGATACCTATCGCCCGGTCCGGCCGGGGCCGGAGGCGATCTATGGCAACAATCTTGGCCCCACTCCCCTCGGCAGAGCGTTCCGCGCCAATGTCAGCTACACCTACCAGAAGAGCCGGGTCGGCGGCCTGACGCAGTCCAACATCGGGTTCAACACGACGTTCTCGCCGACACCGCTGTGGGGCGTCTCCTGGTCCACGCAGTACAACGTGACCGACGGGACGTTCGAATCCCAGATCATCCGGCTGGAACGCGAACTCCACGAGTGGCGGGCCGGCTTCAACTTCGTCCGAAATCCCAACGGCAACGTCACCCTGTACTTCTCGATCTCGCTGACCGACCTCCCGGAGATGAAGCTCGACTACAACCAATAG
- a CDS encoding ExbD/TolR family protein produces the protein MARLGGLGGGGDDGDMHLSADINVTSLVDVAFVLLIIFMIAAPLMTGGVDVQLPQAEARPLPSKEGMVVSVDREGRIFIDQTKVTYNDFRVTFKALVESRKPSGVYLRADQRVPYGDVVRVLAVIRNSGIKDVGLVAEEEDQTK, from the coding sequence GTGGCCCGGCTCGGCGGGCTGGGCGGTGGTGGCGACGACGGCGACATGCACCTCAGCGCCGACATCAACGTCACCTCGCTGGTGGACGTCGCGTTCGTGCTGCTGATCATCTTCATGATCGCCGCGCCGCTGATGACGGGCGGCGTCGATGTGCAGTTGCCGCAGGCCGAGGCGAGGCCGCTCCCCTCCAAGGAAGGGATGGTCGTCTCGGTCGATCGGGAAGGCCGGATCTTCATCGACCAGACCAAGGTCACCTACAACGACTTCCGCGTGACCTTCAAGGCGCTGGTCGAGAGCCGGAAGCCGTCTGGCGTCTACCTGCGCGCCGACCAGCGGGTGCCCTACGGCGACGTGGTGCGGGTCCTCGCGGTCATCCGGAACAGCGGCATCAAGGACGTCGGGTTGGTGGCTGAGGAGGAGGACCAGACCAAGTGA
- the hutH gene encoding histidine ammonia-lyase: MPTDTLTLDGQSLTISDVVRAARQSACRVGIAPAALGALKASRGRVEAALASGQTIYGINTGFGKLANVLIAPGDLERLQVNLIRSHAAGVGAPLPAEVVRGLMILRANVLLRPTSGVRPSLVEALVALLNAGLIPVVPEQGSVGASGDLAPLSHVALVLMGEGEVLQGGQRIPAGAALSAAGLTPHRFAPKEGLAFINGTQAQTAMLALLVHDAEVLWRSAVGAAAMSLEALRGTPTPLDERIHAARPHAGQIEAARLMRALLADSVIRDSHREDDPRVQDAYSLRCTPQVLGAVWDAIAFAARTASIELNASTDNPLVFENGDVLSGGNFHGQPVAQALDFLAVALTTLQAIAERRVERLVNPDLSQGLPAFLTADPGLSSGYMMVQITAAALVAESRTLAYPASIGSIPTDANQEDFVPMGMGAAYKARRILDNALHVVATELLCAGQGLDLLQPLTPGRGVGRLHARLRGLTPAVPPLAEDRPPAPDLARLALALREAVFDPATIA; this comes from the coding sequence ATGCCTACCGACACCCTGACGCTCGACGGCCAGTCACTCACCATTTCCGATGTCGTCCGCGCGGCACGCCAGTCAGCGTGCCGCGTTGGCATTGCGCCCGCCGCACTGGGGGCGCTCAAGGCCAGCCGGGGGCGCGTGGAAGCCGCCCTGGCATCGGGCCAGACGATCTACGGGATCAACACCGGCTTCGGGAAGCTCGCCAACGTGCTGATTGCGCCAGGCGACCTCGAGCGTCTGCAGGTCAACCTGATCCGCAGCCACGCCGCCGGTGTCGGCGCACCGCTGCCCGCCGAGGTGGTCAGGGGGCTGATGATTCTCCGGGCCAACGTCCTGCTCCGCCCGACGAGCGGGGTCCGTCCCTCACTTGTCGAGGCGCTGGTCGCGCTGCTCAACGCCGGCCTCATCCCCGTGGTGCCGGAGCAGGGCAGTGTCGGCGCCAGCGGGGACCTGGCGCCCCTGAGCCACGTGGCACTCGTCCTGATGGGAGAGGGGGAGGTGCTGCAGGGGGGACAGCGGATCCCCGCGGGCGCCGCGCTGTCGGCGGCCGGCCTGACCCCGCACCGATTCGCACCGAAGGAAGGACTCGCCTTCATCAACGGCACCCAGGCGCAGACCGCGATGCTCGCCCTCCTGGTGCATGATGCCGAGGTCCTGTGGCGGAGTGCGGTGGGCGCGGCCGCCATGAGCCTCGAGGCCTTGCGGGGCACGCCGACGCCCCTCGACGAGCGGATTCACGCGGCGCGTCCCCACGCGGGCCAGATCGAGGCGGCGCGCCTCATGCGCGCACTCCTGGCGGACAGCGTCATTCGTGATTCACATCGCGAGGATGATCCCCGCGTCCAGGACGCGTACAGCCTCCGCTGCACACCGCAGGTCCTCGGCGCCGTCTGGGACGCCATTGCCTTTGCCGCCCGCACGGCATCGATCGAGCTGAACGCCTCCACCGACAATCCGCTGGTCTTCGAGAATGGTGACGTCCTCTCGGGCGGCAATTTCCACGGGCAGCCGGTGGCGCAGGCGCTCGATTTCCTGGCGGTGGCGCTCACCACCCTGCAGGCAATCGCGGAGCGGCGCGTCGAACGGCTCGTGAATCCCGATCTCTCCCAGGGGCTGCCCGCCTTCCTGACCGCCGATCCGGGGCTGTCCTCCGGCTACATGATGGTGCAGATCACCGCCGCCGCGCTGGTCGCGGAGTCGCGGACGCTGGCCTACCCGGCGAGCATCGGGTCCATTCCGACCGACGCGAACCAGGAGGATTTCGTCCCGATGGGCATGGGGGCGGCGTACAAGGCGCGTCGCATCCTCGACAACGCCCTGCACGTGGTTGCCACGGAACTCCTTTGCGCCGGGCAGGGCCTCGACCTGCTGCAGCCGCTGACGCCGGGGCGCGGGGTTGGGCGGTTGCACGCGCGGCTCCGCGGGCTGACGCCAGCTGTCCCGCCGCTCGCCGAGGACCGCCCACCCGCGCCGGACCTGGCACGCCTTGCCCTGGCCCTCCGCGAGGCGGTCTTCGATCCCGCCACCATCGCGTAG